A genomic region of Nitrospirota bacterium contains the following coding sequences:
- a CDS encoding PilZ domain-containing protein, with protein MSRPIKTKPVARKRPSTARQRPVRAAKGAAKAGADKRPSVNGASARTSRGPERRIADRAPVMVLEVRGKSYDKIFVGYAENISRSGLFLSAANPPAVGSTFPVEFVLPDNRTLVQCTCRVVWQHRYTTSGRPSVGVGVEFLDLDTLKRALIDQWVKRKLGAGRPSVARSNGASKVRR; from the coding sequence GTGAGTCGGCCGATCAAAACCAAGCCCGTTGCACGGAAACGGCCCTCGACCGCGCGCCAACGCCCGGTGCGGGCCGCGAAAGGGGCCGCGAAGGCGGGGGCCGACAAGCGGCCGTCGGTCAACGGCGCGTCGGCGCGCACGTCCAGGGGACCCGAACGGCGGATCGCGGACCGCGCGCCGGTCATGGTCCTGGAAGTCCGGGGCAAATCCTACGACAAGATTTTCGTCGGCTACGCGGAGAACATCAGCCGCAGCGGCTTGTTTCTTTCGGCCGCCAACCCGCCCGCGGTGGGTTCGACATTCCCGGTCGAGTTTGTTCTGCCGGACAATCGGACGTTGGTCCAGTGCACGTGTCGCGTCGTGTGGCAACACCGGTACACGACAAGCGGACGGCCATCCGTGGGCGTGGGAGTCGAATTCCTCGACCTAGACACGCTCAAACGCGCATTGATCGACCAATGGGTGAAGCGAAAACTCGGCGCTGGTCGCCCCTCTGTCGCGCGATCCAACGGCGCATCCAAAGTCCGCCGATAA
- a CDS encoding prepilin-type N-terminal cleavage/methylation domain-containing protein, with protein sequence MNLIRIDPVKKWRGQSGFTLIEIMIVMTIVGILMTLAEPSYHAQIVKAREASLKKSLFVMRDVIDQFAADQGRYPESLQTLVDEGYLRGLPVDPFTKASDTWIEVREDTADAEDSPGIFDVHSGSNLVASNGTPYNEW encoded by the coding sequence ATGAATCTGATCCGCATCGATCCCGTAAAGAAATGGAGGGGGCAATCCGGCTTTACTCTCATCGAGATCATGATCGTGATGACGATCGTGGGCATCTTGATGACGTTGGCGGAGCCTTCGTATCATGCCCAGATCGTCAAGGCGCGCGAGGCGTCGTTGAAGAAGAGTCTGTTCGTCATGCGCGACGTGATCGACCAGTTCGCGGCGGATCAGGGGCGATATCCGGAGAGCCTGCAGACGTTGGTGGACGAAGGCTATCTGCGCGGGCTGCCGGTGGACCCCTTCACCAAGGCGAGCGATACGTGGATCGAGGTGCGTGAAGACACGGCCGACGCGGAGGATTCGCCCGGGATCTTCGACGTGCACAGCGGCAGCAACCTGGTGGCGTCGAACGGCACGCCGTACAACGAATGGTGA